The Rhipicephalus sanguineus isolate Rsan-2018 chromosome 4, BIME_Rsan_1.4, whole genome shotgun sequence DNA window AATAGAACTGCATGTCACGTATCTTGGGAGCGCTTGCAATATGTGATGGAGTTAGGAGAGAAAGAGTGGCTGGAGACCGTGGCGTCCCTGCAAACAAATTTTTAtcacacaacactgcaaacaaaatTCTCACACcaaaaaatttacatcaaaaCGCAACATTAGAAAAGGCGACGCTAtagtgcgcaatcactaacaacaaatcgcaaagcctacaagctatgcttaactcctccggactccaaagtctggccactatggcgcctcagtctgtCACTTAATATCACAGCAAGCATGAGCATCCTTTTGGGGAGTGTTGTGTCGGTGCAGTGTATTTGATTCCTTTGAGCTGTGGCaatgtatacatcggccaaagaGGCCGATGCAATAATGTTCGGTTACAGGAACATGCGCTGTCCATCAAAAATGGTACGGgctcgcatctgccatttcattgtaaatcTCGTGCATGTGTGCCCCTGTTCTCATCCAGGAAAATCTTAAAGCGAAGTTGTGACGCAGTCGCAAAAGAACTGGCTGAAGCCTATTTCATTAAATTGTACGGGAGTGGGTGTGTCAGCGTTCCCTCTATCGTCCTGCACAGcagtgagtttgttttttttgcaagatcgcttttgatttcggccgtctgcgcatgtgtgtaatggcatatatattgagtgtcttttcgagaacaaaccagttggtagtgtgtgcttgtatacgtctcttcttcctgtttcgtccttgtccctttttgcgccaccgtcttatactttaaccaCCTTCCTCTTGGAAGGTGGTTAAAGTATAAGACCGAACAATGACCGCTTCTTCTTCCGGGGTTCCTCACCTCAGCTCAGGTCGCCTGGCACGCGCCCTTCCCCGGCCAATGGGGTGAGTGGACGTGGCAatggtgcacaccatcggggaaTTTCCGTGCCGCGtacgccatcgctacattccgcCTTTCGGCCCGTGCCTCGtgccccctttactcatgacaggcATTGCTAAAATATTTCAGGAACTATTTGCTGTGCCCCTACAGCCCTAATTGGATGAAAGAGTTCTACCTTTGGGTGTACTGCCAACAGCTTCTGCAACAGAGTATAATTTATTATAAAGGTGCAGTTAAAACTTGTAGTTGCTAATTGATAATGCCAGAAAATCATTAGTGATATTATGTGAAATAGCGTTAAAGTTTACATTTCTTGGGGTTTTTTTAGTTGCCGCGTTCCCCACTGGCGTCGCATCGGCTCTCTTCCTTCACCTCCATgcgatccttcagaaaaaaaatggcctCCGTGTCACCTGTGCCTTCTTCCTCCAGTTGCTCGCTAATTGGCTCGCCGCACAGGATATTCAAGAAGCTTGATtaccaaaagctgtcgaaacaaaccaagcaagtggtctgcaacgtgtacgcccaagtgagactgacgcaaCCGGGACTCTCCGTCGCTTCCGTGTTTCGTTCGGTTAGCCAGCTTACCGGCGTGAGCGAGAGCACTGTCGCACGGCTCAAGGCGGATGTTTTAAAGGGTAGCCTGAAGTCTCCGAAGCGTAAAAGGCTTCGTTTCACCGCTGAATCACCAGCAAACGTTACTGGAAAGACAAGAGTGCAGCGGTACGATAGTTTTAccctgtctgctcttcgccgcaaaGTACATCAGTACTACATTCGCAACGACGCGCCAACGGCAGAAAAGATCCTCAGCGAGGAAATCGGCGACACCGACATGGGGCTACCGAAGGAGCTGAGTGTCAGAACGATGCACAGGCTTCCGAatgacattgcatttgtatttcggaagcgaaaacgtaactgtgcacttCTGGAAAGggacgacatcatcgtgtggCGGCGGAAATATCTGCGGACCATTCGAGAAATGTGAAAGGAGAAACGGTACGTACAGTTACTGCTTCGATTTGTTGGACAGAGATATAAATGTCAACAATGTCAATGAAAACACAAATGCCGCATGTAAAAATTCAGTGTTGAAAGAGTAGGAAGACGCAATAACGATGGAAGTTCTCGTACCGCTAAATatgtaatttttatttcatccGTCCTCATGCATGTTGCCGTTCATCttgatttgtatttttttataGCTTGCGTCTGCATCTGTGCCTCTTATTTGTATTGTGCCTGTTATTCTGGTTAGGCAAGCGAAGGCACaagtacagtggcggtcaaaatattacggaccacgggagcgcgtggccgacaGCCCCCAGgagccttctcacggctgcttgcatgcactgtgcaggcgcatccttgtttacctacCAGCcttctcgttcgctcgcttcaagtccGCGCGCATGAGAACGCCAGAGAAAgcgcaaggtgccgcttctgcagtcgccgcggtAGCCCCGAGTGATTTGCACAAAGAAATCTTTGCTACTTGGCGAAAACTTCGTCCTGGTCTGTGCAAATTTTTCTTTAGGTTTCGagatttttcgtcattttttaacccatgtgggtTATTCTTGTAGGCTCGCACTACAAACCGGTCGATGCAAAGTTTGTTCTTGCATAACGCATATGAATGGGAGCAGGATAGTTGCaccgagcatcacacaaaaaagcagGATGCATGAGTTCCGCGAATTAAAGCTGCTGGGTATTCTTATCACTCATGGCGATTTGAGACAAACTGACGCACAGCGTATTTTCCACGCTGCTGAGCGTCTGGGAACAAAGCGTGGAGTGcggcgcgcaccgagcactgccagcGTTATCATTActcggtgcttccgcggcgacGTCAGAAGTGGCATCTtgcgatttctctggctttccggcTCGTGCACACTTGAAGcaagcgaacgagcaggccggcaggtaaacaaggatgtgCGTGCGCAGTgggcgctctagagcttcgcaagcagccgtgataAGGCGCCTCGGCGCTGTCGGCCACGCGCTCCGTGGTCCGCaatattttgaccgccactgtacgtatcgacgtgttctAATGAAGTATGAATAGCTCTGAATGAAGGTATTTTGTTATTCATGTGAGTAGCTACCTTccgcgaacatttttttttatttttgtattttccagTACCACCTAAAAATGCaaatatctgcctgcccggtagAATGATATTAGACGCACATCATAAATTTCTTCTGCCTCAATTGACCCCTCTCGTTAAAAACAGAAACCTGGCACAGTTTTCCCTTGCTTCCGCAGGGCTATATACTACCTTGACGAGACTTGGGTGAATGCTGGGCACACCAAGGAAAAGGTGTGGGAGGACGCCACTGTGTCGTCACGTGAGGACGCCTTCCGCAAGGGTCTCACAAGTGGGCTTCGCGCACCGAGCGGCAAAGGTGTTAGGCTCATTGTCCTCCATGCTGGAAGCGAAAACGGTTTCGCGGATGGGGCATCTCTCGTTTTCCGGGCGAAAAAGAGTGTTACCAGTGACTACCACAGTGAAATGGATGGCCCACGCTTTGAGAGATGGTTCAAAGAACAACTTTTACCAAACATTGAGCCATGGAGCGTAATTGTCATGGACAATGCTCTATACCATAGTGTTCAGCTCGAAAAGTTGCCCTCGATGTCGTCGCGCAAGGCCGAGATTCAGTCTTGGTTGACTGAAAAAAACATCCCGTGGTCTAATGACCAGTTGAAACCCGAGCTTATTCAGCTGGTTAACCAAAACAAGCACCGTTTTTCTGGATACCGGATAGATGCCCTCGCCAAGGTTGCTGGTCATGACATTGTTCGGATTCCTCCTTACCATTGTGAATTGAACCCTATTGAAATGGTATGGAGCCAGGTCAAGGGGTTTATTGCAGCCAACAACAGGTCGTTCACTGTTGCTGGAGTCGAAAAACTTCTGGACGAAGCCATTGCCCTTGTGACTCCAGAAAATTGGGCGCGCGACTGCGCTCATGTGGTGCGTCTTGAAGAGGCCTGGGAGCAGGATGGTGCAATCGAAC harbors:
- the LOC125758365 gene encoding uncharacterized protein LOC125758365; its protein translation is MTASSSGVPHLSSGRLARALPRPMGAIYYLDETWVNAGHTKEKVWEDATVSSREDAFRKGLTSGLRAPSGKGVRLIVLHAGSENGFADGASLVFRAKKSVTSDYHSEMDGPRFERWFKEQLLPNIEPWSVIVMDNALYHSVQLEKLPSMSSRKAEIQSWLTEKNIPWSNDQLKPELIQLVNQNKHRFSGYRIDALAKVAGHDIVRIPPYHCELNPIEMVWSQVKGFIAANNRSFTVAGVEKLLDEAIALVTPENWARDCAHVVRLEEAWEQDGAIERTLDSIIITLGSDCSSCSDSSVNELSDIEELCCTRCALAHVTI